The genomic region TTGGGATCAGATCGATTAGGTGGAAATGTTGATTTAAGTCATAAGTTTACTGATCGTTATCAGATGATTATTAAAGATCGAGAACACTGAGTAATATATGTGTACATGGTTTTTAATTCACTGTAGGGTCCAGTGATTAATATCATGATTGATTTCATTTCTACATTTCTGTCTCAAAATTTTAAAACGTGATACAACAAACTAATAGTATGTTTCGATCACAAATTCACGGTACTACAAGTTCAACAAATATAGATCGCATATAATTTTTCAACTTCCAATCATCAAGAGAAAAGTTTGGTACCGGCGTGACCACCACTTCTTTTGCCAAGTCCGGCGTCGTTTTTTGCTGGGTTTTCTTGATCCCCGTGTTGATCTTCTACTGTTTTGTCTTCTAAGTGCTTTTTTTCAATAGTGCCTGAACGTGAGCGTGAGAAGAAGGGCCTTGAGGTCATCACTTGGCGACTGGATCTCTGATTTGGTTTGCCTTTTTGTGAAGCCGTGAAGGCGGTGCAGGTGTGGTATTAAGCATGTTGGGTTTTACGTGGTGGTTGAGGGTGTTTTGCCGTTTCATGTGTTGCGATCTAGCTCTTATGGTGGATTGGGGGTGGCCTGGGGGGTTACTTTGGTTGGCTAACGATGGCTATTAACGCTCATTTTCCAACGCACGGGGTTTTTGTTTACATTGTAATTTGGTTTTTGAATCATTATCGGGATACAAATTTACCGCCCATCTTTATTTGCTCATCAAAGTGTCAACCCTTTTAATCTATTGACACATGTTTCTTTAAATTATTTAACTATATTCTTGATAATAAAATAAACATGTGTCAATAGACTAAGAGAATGAGCACTTTAGTGGGCAAATAAAAATAATTGACAAATTTGTATCCACCATTATGGTGTTTTAGAGATTGCTCATTTTTGTCGTAGCCCACCGTCTTAAGATGATTAATTTGTCCTCTGTTATGAGTCCATTAAAATATAAAAAATTACTGATATTAAATTTAAATGTAAAATGAAGAAATTAAAACCAAAATTAACCTCTCTCTTCAATAGTGTGTGTAACGTTTGGGGTAACATTGAGATGATGGCATGACGCGGAGTCGCGGAGACGACATGACGTTTTCTCAGCACTAGTAGCTAGCTTGTCCTATAAATACCCGAGACTTTGTCCCAAGGTTCAGTACCAATCCATTGATCAATTTTACAGAACACACCCTCTTCCTAATCCTCCCCTTACCAACAATCTCCCAAAGCCAGAAGCGTCAGCTTCATCTTCATCTTATTATATCGTCAATTCTTCTTCATTATCATCATGAAGGTATGTGTGAGCTCGTTTCTTGCAAATGATGCGTATATGCGTTGTGGGAAACTTAATTCAATTCTGGTCCTTTTGATTTCTGGGGCTTTTGCCAATTCTGAAAGCTCTCTCCTCTGTTTTGATTTGCAGCAAAAGGTGGTGATCAAGCTCTCTGTGCACGACGAGAAGTCTCGTTCCAAGGCAATGAAGACAGCAGTTGGAGTTGATGGTAAATTACAAAACACTCTGTTCCTGTTCTGTAAATTATTGATTGCTCTAGTTTTTGGAAATGAACTAAACCCCCCATTTTGGTGCTGGAAATAACAGGGGTGGATTCAGCAAGTCTGCCAATGGACAAGGACCAAATTGAAGTAACAGGAAATGATGTTGATGTGGTTTTGCTTACAACTCTTCTCAGAAAAACAGTTAAGCATGCTGAGGTCGTCAGTGTGGGCGCTGTCAAAGAGGAGGAGAAGAAGAAGGAGGAGCCTAAAGCATCTGGGCCAATCATCGTCGGATGGCCTGAGAATTATGCATGGCCTCAGAATTATTACCCAGTTGCTTCATACCAGTGCCCCCCGCCAAATCCCTACCAGTGCTCTGAGCCCAGTTGCTCCATAATGTGATAATATATGAATGTTAGACCCAAAAAATCATACTCTCCATTCCCACAATGATTTAGATTAGTCTTACCAGATTATAGATTAGTATTATGGCACTATATATATGGTTTGCTTTGATCTGGAGTTTCCATTTTTCAATCTGTGTTCTCTCTTAGCTTAATGTGTTATGTTTACCAATTGGGGTCCTTTGGATGCAAATGAGTTTGAA from Fragaria vesca subsp. vesca linkage group LG3, FraVesHawaii_1.0, whole genome shotgun sequence harbors:
- the LOC101309518 gene encoding uncharacterized protein LOC101309518 encodes the protein MKQKVVIKLSVHDEKSRSKAMKTAVGVDGVDSASLPMDKDQIEVTGNDVDVVLLTTLLRKTVKHAEVVSVGAVKEEEKKKEEPKASGPIIVGWPENYAWPQNYYPVASYQCPPPNPYQCSEPSCSIM